In one window of Verrucomicrobiota bacterium DNA:
- a CDS encoding outer membrane lipoprotein-sorting protein, with amino-acid sequence MAVKRGHVLMHRILRLCLSIVALGAFGLEARSQDEAGRGEAVEPPDATGAEAASDTASSMADGKDSSKSHADTPPLVHPTTGELVLKRVLEHLDDLYRAESSISTMTLTVFKPRRTRKLTMKAWTLGKEKALIVIEAPAREKGTATLRIGKNLWNYMPNIARTIRIPPSMMLSSWMGSDFTNDDLVRESSLLDDFDAEVTSRSTDPEGWIVDLRAKEGTVGLWDRIEYVVTPDGTLPLEARYYDRRGRLARVMTFSDVREFDGRAVPTRMEMAPADKEGYKTVLVYDELDFGADVPESLFTLSTLEQHR; translated from the coding sequence ATGGCGGTGAAGCGAGGTCATGTCCTCATGCACAGGATCCTGCGCCTCTGCCTCTCTATCGTTGCTCTTGGCGCCTTCGGCTTGGAAGCGCGATCTCAAGACGAAGCCGGCCGCGGCGAGGCCGTCGAGCCGCCGGACGCCACCGGCGCCGAGGCGGCCTCGGACACGGCCTCCTCGATGGCCGATGGCAAGGATTCTTCGAAGAGTCATGCCGACACGCCGCCGCTCGTCCATCCCACCACGGGTGAGCTCGTGCTCAAGCGTGTCCTCGAACATCTCGACGACCTCTATCGCGCTGAGAGCTCGATCTCGACGATGACGCTCACAGTGTTCAAGCCGCGGCGCACGCGCAAGCTCACGATGAAGGCCTGGACGCTCGGCAAGGAGAAGGCGCTCATCGTGATCGAAGCACCCGCGCGCGAGAAGGGCACGGCCACGCTCAGGATCGGCAAGAACCTGTGGAACTACATGCCGAACATCGCGCGCACGATCCGCATCCCCCCCTCGATGATGCTCAGCTCATGGATGGGCAGCGATTTCACCAACGACGACCTCGTGCGCGAGTCGTCGCTGCTCGACGACTTCGACGCCGAAGTCACCAGCCGCTCGACGGACCCCGAGGGCTGGATCGTCGACCTGAGGGCGAAGGAAGGCACCGTCGGGCTGTGGGACCGGATCGAGTACGTCGTGACGCCCGACGGGACGCTGCCGCTCGAAGCACGGTACTACGACCGACGTGGCCGCCTGGCGCGCGTGATGACGTTCTCGGATGTGCGCGAGTTCGACGGCCGCGCCGTGCCGACGCGGATGGAGATGGCGCCGGCAGACAAAGAGGGCTATAAGACAGTCCTGGTCTACGACGAGCTGGACTTCGGCGCCGATGTGCCCGAGAGCCTGTTCACGCTCTCGACGCTCGAGCAGCACCGCTAG